The following proteins come from a genomic window of Mariniflexile sp. TRM1-10:
- a CDS encoding recombinase family protein produces the protein MNKIADLYIRVSTDEQADKGYSQRNQEEMLCRYCQLNAIEIRNVIFEDHSAKSFNRPQWKKLIQNLKKNKNKTNLVLFTKWDRFSRNASDAYQMIGLLKHLGVEPQAIEQPLDLSIPENKMMLAFYLAAPEVENDRRALNTFYGMRRAKKEGRYMGLAPTGYENKIRDDGKKYIRPKEPEASIIKWVFNELSRGIFNTEQVYKMAKQKGLKSSKSNFWTIIRNPIYCGKIYVPKFKDEEGGFVQSQHQGLISEVLFNLVQAILDGRGRTYRTKIQTKEDFPLRGFLKCPNCNKLLTASKSKGRNKYYAYYHCKGSCNYRIRTEVMNAALLEELKKYVPKDPMKNVFKTVLIETYFEMTKEMHQQKKQVSKEISHYQERLSYAKELLITKKIEPTEYSEMKLEYSQVVDTLKLKLTTLNSNTIKLEGLLSNGIERSMSLLLNYNKGNIASLRNIIGSIFSEPITFNGDHFLSPKTTSAISIIYDYNR, from the coding sequence ATGAACAAAATAGCAGATTTATACATAAGGGTTAGTACAGATGAGCAAGCTGATAAAGGGTATTCGCAACGCAACCAAGAAGAGATGCTATGCAGGTACTGTCAATTGAATGCTATTGAAATCAGAAATGTAATATTTGAAGACCATTCAGCTAAGTCCTTTAATCGTCCCCAGTGGAAAAAGCTCATTCAAAACTTAAAAAAAAATAAAAACAAAACGAATCTCGTTCTCTTTACAAAATGGGATCGGTTTAGCCGTAATGCCAGTGATGCCTATCAAATGATTGGATTATTAAAGCATTTGGGCGTAGAACCGCAAGCCATTGAACAACCCTTGGATTTATCAATACCAGAAAATAAAATGATGCTAGCCTTTTATCTAGCTGCTCCGGAAGTAGAAAATGATAGAAGAGCTTTAAATACTTTTTATGGAATGCGAAGAGCCAAAAAAGAAGGGCGTTACATGGGTTTGGCACCTACTGGATACGAGAATAAGATTCGCGACGACGGTAAAAAATACATTCGTCCTAAAGAACCTGAAGCTTCAATTATAAAATGGGTCTTTAATGAGCTTTCAAGAGGTATATTCAATACCGAACAGGTTTACAAAATGGCAAAACAAAAAGGATTGAAAAGTAGTAAAAGTAACTTTTGGACTATAATCCGCAATCCTATATACTGTGGTAAAATTTATGTACCTAAATTTAAAGATGAAGAAGGTGGATTTGTACAAAGTCAACACCAAGGACTTATTTCCGAAGTGCTTTTTAATCTAGTTCAAGCAATACTGGATGGCAGAGGAAGAACATACAGAACAAAAATACAAACAAAAGAAGATTTTCCCTTAAGAGGTTTTTTAAAGTGTCCAAATTGTAACAAGCTACTCACGGCAAGTAAATCAAAAGGAAGAAATAAATATTACGCCTATTACCATTGTAAAGGAAGCTGTAATTACAGAATAAGAACTGAAGTAATGAATGCAGCCCTTCTTGAAGAGTTAAAAAAATATGTTCCCAAAGATCCAATGAAAAACGTTTTCAAAACAGTACTTATTGAAACCTATTTCGAAATGACAAAAGAGATGCATCAGCAAAAGAAGCAGGTTTCAAAAGAAATATCACACTACCAAGAGCGGTTGTCTTATGCAAAGGAATTATTAATCACAAAAAAAATAGAGCCTACTGAATATTCTGAAATGAAACTGGAGTACAGTCAAGTTGTAGATACCCTTAAATTGAAATTAACAACACTTAATAGCAATACAATCAAATTGGAAGGTCTATTAAGTAATGGAATAGAAAGAAGTATGTCACTTCTACTAAATTATAACAAAGGAAATATAGCAAGCCTTCGGAATATCATTGGTTCAATATTCTCCGAGCCAATAACCTTTAATGGAGATCATTTCTTATCTCCAAAAACGACTAGTGCAATTAGTATCATTTACGATTACAACAGATAA
- a CDS encoding GatB/YqeY domain-containing protein — protein MSLQQDIMVALKEAMKAKDQTALTALRAVKSAILLAQTESGAKEELTEEEGLKILQKQVKQRRDSAAIYLEQGREDLAAPELAEAEVISQFLPTALSDEDVEKVVVNIINQVGAQGMKDMGKVMGLVSKELAGQADGKTISNIVKAKLS, from the coding sequence ATGAGTTTACAACAGGATATTATGGTGGCTTTAAAGGAAGCCATGAAAGCTAAAGATCAAACAGCATTAACAGCGTTGCGAGCTGTAAAATCGGCTATTTTATTGGCGCAAACAGAAAGCGGAGCAAAGGAAGAACTAACAGAAGAGGAGGGACTTAAGATACTTCAAAAACAAGTTAAGCAGCGTAGAGATAGTGCTGCCATTTATTTGGAGCAAGGACGTGAGGATTTAGCAGCACCAGAATTAGCCGAAGCTGAGGTTATCAGTCAGTTTTTACCAACTGCGCTAAGCGATGAAGATGTTGAAAAAGTAGTTGTAAATATTATAAACCAAGTTGGTGCGCAAGGCATGAAAGATATGGGCAAAGTTATGGGATTGGTTAGTAAAGAATTGGCTGGACAAGCTGATGGCAAAACCATTTCCAATATTGTAAAAGCTAAGTTGTCTTAA
- a CDS encoding SGNH/GDSL hydrolase family protein, with protein sequence MNIHLLQILMLSLLFNCNETLPTKYGAGNKNFQYNGRYDLIENGAALISPGASVSINFSGNVCEIYLKAEKVPYNYVAFELDGKYLGRKKIESETTEPYVLEVSSKEKIHTLKIIKESEASNGFVLFSGIKVEKVMGYTQQRKYYIEYIGDSITCGAVSDDSVMPCDEGNYFDHENVYYSYGANMARALQADFMLSSVSGIGMYRNWNDENIEEPIMPQVYENLYLDTNHSKKYNFERKPNIVSICLGTNDLSNGDGIKPRLAFNKEKYTANYINFVKTVYNHYPNTQIVLLNSPMVGGENNILLLSCLKEVQSYFAENNNKSILLFEFDKTYTNGCLWHPSVEDHRQIAEKLTPFFKNILNTK encoded by the coding sequence ATGAACATACACCTTCTTCAAATACTCATGCTTTCATTATTATTTAATTGCAATGAAACACTGCCAACAAAATATGGTGCAGGCAACAAGAATTTTCAATATAATGGCAGATATGACCTTATTGAAAATGGTGCCGCATTAATATCTCCGGGAGCCTCTGTATCTATCAACTTTTCAGGGAATGTTTGCGAAATATATTTAAAGGCTGAAAAAGTCCCCTATAATTACGTAGCATTTGAATTAGATGGGAAATATCTCGGCAGAAAAAAAATTGAAAGCGAAACCACTGAACCTTATGTTTTAGAAGTCTCTTCAAAAGAAAAGATACATACCTTAAAAATTATTAAAGAGTCTGAAGCCAGTAATGGATTTGTCTTATTTAGCGGGATTAAGGTAGAGAAAGTTATGGGCTATACTCAACAACGAAAATATTATATTGAATATATTGGCGATTCCATTACATGTGGTGCCGTATCAGATGACAGTGTGATGCCTTGTGATGAAGGGAACTATTTTGACCATGAAAATGTATATTATTCTTATGGCGCCAATATGGCCAGAGCATTACAAGCTGATTTTATGCTAAGCTCTGTATCAGGCATCGGAATGTACAGAAATTGGAACGATGAAAACATAGAAGAACCCATCATGCCACAGGTTTATGAAAACTTATATCTAGATACGAATCATTCAAAAAAATATAATTTTGAACGCAAGCCAAACATTGTTAGTATTTGTTTAGGAACCAATGATTTATCAAATGGTGATGGTATAAAACCTCGCTTAGCTTTTAATAAAGAAAAGTACACAGCCAATTACATTAACTTTGTAAAAACAGTCTATAACCACTATCCCAACACACAAATAGTTTTACTGAACAGCCCCATGGTTGGTGGCGAAAATAATATATTATTGCTTTCATGTTTAAAAGAAGTACAATCCTATTTTGCTGAAAACAATAATAAATCTATTTTATTATTTGAGTTTGACAAAACATATACAAACGGTTGTTTATGGCATCCCAGTGTTGAAGATCATAGACAAATAGCCGAAAAACTAACGCCTTTTTTTAAAAACATTTTAAATACTAAATAA
- a CDS encoding glycoside hydrolase family 5 protein has translation MNNFKGKLIICIYFSYITLGFAQSSLERVSVSSNNFINEKGNILVFRGLNTSDPDKLESQGHWNKSYFKEIKKWGANIVRFPIHPTTWTKRGKKNYLKLLDDGIKWAEELGLYVIIDWHSIGNLQTEMYQHDMYDTTLKQTYDFWRTIAVKYGKNTTVAFYELFNEPTTYNNTLGTADWETWKTLNEEMITIVRANGGEGIPLVAGFNWAYDLTPIINNPIHAEGIAYVSHPYPEKREKPWEDAWTADWGFVKETYPVILTEIGFCGPEDIGQHHPVIGDESYGDAITNYCDEKEISYVIWVFDPNWAPRLFENWNYTPSRHGKYFKKKLQSYNYN, from the coding sequence ATGAATAATTTTAAAGGCAAATTAATAATATGTATTTATTTTTCATATATAACCCTTGGCTTTGCCCAGAGCTCTTTAGAGAGGGTATCGGTTAGTTCAAACAATTTTATTAATGAAAAAGGAAATATCCTTGTTTTTAGAGGTTTGAATACAAGCGACCCCGATAAACTGGAATCCCAAGGCCATTGGAACAAATCCTACTTTAAAGAAATAAAAAAATGGGGTGCAAACATAGTTCGCTTCCCTATACATCCAACAACTTGGACAAAAAGAGGAAAGAAAAATTATCTTAAGCTTCTAGATGATGGTATAAAATGGGCGGAAGAGTTAGGTCTTTACGTTATAATTGATTGGCATAGCATTGGTAATTTACAAACAGAAATGTATCAGCACGATATGTACGATACCACATTAAAACAAACCTATGATTTCTGGAGAACCATCGCTGTAAAATATGGAAAAAACACAACGGTAGCCTTTTATGAGTTATTTAATGAACCTACCACTTACAATAATACTTTAGGGACAGCAGATTGGGAAACATGGAAAACACTTAATGAGGAAATGATCACCATTGTTAGAGCTAATGGCGGCGAAGGTATTCCGCTTGTGGCAGGTTTCAATTGGGCCTATGATTTGACTCCAATTATCAATAATCCAATCCATGCAGAAGGTATTGCGTACGTAAGTCACCCTTATCCAGAAAAAAGAGAAAAGCCATGGGAAGACGCATGGACAGCAGATTGGGGATTTGTAAAAGAAACATATCCAGTAATACTTACTGAGATTGGGTTTTGTGGCCCTGAAGATATAGGTCAGCACCATCCCGTTATAGGAGATGAATCTTATGGAGATGCCATAACCAATTATTGTGATGAAAAAGAAATTTCATATGTGATTTGGGTTTTTGATCCTAATTGGGCGCCAAGATTATTTGAAAACTGGAACTACACCCCATCAAGACATGGGAAGTATTTTAAGAAAAAACTTCAAAGCTATAACTACAATTAA
- a CDS encoding MarR family winged helix-turn-helix transcriptional regulator, producing the protein MNKENNYILDRPEDDLGYLLLRTTTLWQRQMTIELHTLDLSFTQCMILISLGWLLQNSDDVVQMEISNHSNFDRMMVSKTLRTLQQRGLIKRKEHGTDTRAKCVFLTNKGIDTLKKVIEIKTNINNYFFEKLEIKDSIRKELKKLIN; encoded by the coding sequence ATGAATAAGGAAAATAATTATATTCTTGATAGACCCGAAGATGATCTAGGCTACTTGTTATTACGTACCACTACGTTATGGCAACGTCAAATGACTATAGAATTACATACACTGGATCTCTCTTTTACCCAATGTATGATCTTGATATCACTAGGTTGGCTTTTACAGAATTCCGATGATGTTGTTCAGATGGAAATTTCCAATCATAGCAATTTTGACAGGATGATGGTATCAAAAACCCTTCGGACTCTACAACAAAGAGGACTTATAAAACGCAAAGAACATGGTACGGATACTAGGGCAAAATGTGTTTTCTTAACTAATAAGGGAATAGATACTTTAAAAAAGGTAATTGAAATTAAGACAAACATAAACAATTATTTCTTCGAAAAATTGGAGATTAAGGACAGTATTCGCAAAGAGTTAAAAAAGCTGATAAATTAA
- a CDS encoding recombinase family protein, whose product MEKIADLYIRVSTDEQADKGYSQRSQQELLRKYCEINKITVRHIIFEDYSAKSFNRPAWKKYLQTLRRYKHKTNLVLFLKWDRFSRNAGDAYQMISTLRRLGVEPQAIEQPLDLSIPENKMMLAFYLAAPEVENDRRSLNTFFGMRRAKKEGRCMGSAPLGYENKITENGIKYIALKEPKASQVKWIFEEVAKGVFNTNQIWKMAKEKGYVKSNSQVWGILRNPVYYGKIFIPQYKDEESQLVNGQHEALISEDLFYRVQDVLDGRGRTYRAKVVVVEDFPLRNFLICPDCDKILTGSKSKGRSKYYAYYHCRNGCKHRVNAQQVNESFEEYLKSYLPNRDVKELYTCLIMDAYNKQAITMGSNKSEILKQISDYENKLSYARELLVTKQIDSLDYRDMKEEYNQNISKLETKLTSKKSDLEDVEGLLDIGINNLLKLSESFKDKGWAENRDIIGSIFPENLTFENSSVRTKRINEITGAIYQINKKLYRNKNGTKKDFSSLSRQVTAKGFEPPTLRAEI is encoded by the coding sequence ATGGAAAAAATAGCAGATTTATATATACGGGTAAGTACAGACGAACAAGCAGATAAAGGATATTCTCAACGAAGCCAACAGGAACTTTTACGAAAGTATTGTGAAATCAATAAAATTACCGTTCGACATATCATTTTTGAAGATTATTCCGCAAAATCTTTTAACAGACCTGCATGGAAAAAGTACCTTCAGACGCTTAGAAGATACAAGCATAAAACAAATTTGGTGTTATTCCTGAAATGGGACAGGTTTAGTCGTAATGCAGGGGATGCTTATCAAATGATAAGCACATTAAGAAGATTGGGCGTTGAACCGCAAGCTATAGAACAACCCTTGGATTTATCTATCCCAGAAAATAAAATGATGTTGGCCTTCTATTTGGCGGCTCCTGAAGTAGAAAACGACAGAAGGTCTTTGAATACTTTCTTTGGCATGCGTAGGGCGAAAAAAGAAGGTCGCTGTATGGGATCTGCACCCTTAGGATATGAAAATAAAATTACAGAAAATGGAATTAAGTACATAGCTCTCAAAGAACCAAAAGCTTCTCAGGTTAAATGGATTTTTGAAGAAGTGGCAAAGGGTGTTTTCAATACAAATCAGATTTGGAAAATGGCCAAAGAAAAAGGATATGTAAAAAGTAACAGTCAGGTTTGGGGAATACTAAGAAATCCAGTGTACTATGGAAAGATATTTATTCCCCAATATAAAGATGAAGAAAGTCAATTGGTAAACGGTCAGCATGAGGCACTTATTTCAGAGGATTTATTTTATAGGGTGCAGGATGTACTGGATGGCAGAGGGCGTACCTATCGCGCTAAAGTAGTTGTTGTTGAAGATTTTCCCCTTCGAAACTTTTTAATATGCCCTGATTGCGACAAAATACTTACGGGGAGTAAATCCAAAGGACGTAGCAAATATTACGCCTATTATCATTGTAGAAATGGCTGTAAACACCGAGTTAATGCCCAACAGGTTAATGAATCATTTGAGGAATATCTGAAAAGCTATCTTCCTAACAGGGATGTTAAAGAACTTTATACATGCTTAATAATGGATGCATATAATAAACAAGCTATAACTATGGGCAGTAATAAAAGTGAGATTCTTAAACAAATAAGTGACTACGAAAATAAGCTTTCATATGCAAGAGAATTATTGGTGACCAAACAAATAGATTCTCTGGATTACAGAGATATGAAAGAGGAATACAATCAAAATATTTCGAAATTGGAAACAAAACTGACCTCAAAAAAAAGTGATTTGGAAGATGTAGAAGGCTTGCTTGATATTGGCATCAACAATCTGCTAAAACTAAGCGAATCCTTTAAAGACAAAGGCTGGGCAGAAAATCGAGATATAATTGGTTCGATTTTTCCTGAAAATCTCACTTTTGAGAATTCCTCAGTTCGAACCAAAAGGATTAACGAAATAACAGGAGCTATATATCAGATTAACAAGAAGTTATATAGAAATAAAAACGGGACAAAAAAGGATTTTTCCTCTTTGTCCCGTCAAGTGACCGCGAAGGGATTCGAACCCCCAACCCTCAGAGCCGAAATCTGA